One Ananas comosus cultivar F153 linkage group 23, ASM154086v1, whole genome shotgun sequence genomic window carries:
- the LOC109727827 gene encoding non-specific lipid transfer protein GPI-anchored 2-like, whose product MSRHSIVRVLAAALAAQVEAPAGSGPAPAPGPDCMTAVLNASDCLGYVTPGSKDRRPDKACCPELAALVDSQPVCLCQLLNGTAAAAYGISIDTARALALPKACRVDTPPLSLCAAIGFPINFGPSPAPSPGTSPLLPGSTPTAPPSGADRGIRGLRAVDLAFLAALSYAIAASGIF is encoded by the exons ATGTCGCGGCATTCGATTGTTAGAGTTCTCGCCGCGGCGCTCGCAGCGCAGGTGGAGGCGCCAGCGGGGTCggggccggcgccggcgccggggcCGGACTGCATGACGGCGGTGCTGAACGCGTCGGACTGCCTGGGGTACGTGACGCCGGGGAGCAAGGACCGGCGGCCGGACAAGGCGTGCTGCCCGGAGCTGGCCGCGCTGGTCGACTCGCAGCCCGTCTGCCTCTGCCAGCTGCTCAACGGCACCGCGGCCGCGGCCTACGGCATCTCCATTGACAccgcccgcgccctcgccctccCCAAGGCCTGCCGCGTCGACACCCCGCCCCTCAGCCTCTGCGCAG CGATCGGATTCCCCATAAATTTTGGGCCTTCACCAGCCCCATCTCCGGGAACCAGCCCGCTATTGCCCG GTTCGACGCCGACCGCCCCCCCATCGGGCGCCGACCGTGGCATTCGAGGCCTCAGAGCCGTCGATCTGGCCTTCCTCGCCGCGCTATCGTACGCCATCGCCGCATCCGGAATCTTCTAG
- the LOC109728238 gene encoding probable ADP-ribosylation factor GTPase-activating protein AGD14 has product MSSKREEERNEKIIRGLMKLPPNRRCINCNSPSVQYVCMDFWTFVCATCSGIHREFTHRVKSVSLGKFNRQEVEALQKGGNQRAREIYLKDWDMQRMRLPDNSNVEKIRDFIRSVYVNKKYAGGRSSERVPRDLENLKNHEEDVRRASSYHSYSQSPPYDDQYEDRRYGKQASMLSRRPGSDRAIYEGRLRSFIFSPGRMRENMYEDRFANESSGSRFSDFSLSSASDQFRYDAKSPSSQGTGYHSPPVHQLRDVLIEDQPKILNEHSDVVARRDLDGIQRPQRTASSGSFGSLESSTLSRKSVDSCSIVDVAAEPVQFTGNQHPVASPSPLSAQPHASLRSTNQVFNQPITQPSAAYSYPITGFGDQPSSLAPPEQKPSSTPFSENQGWATFDLPNNASSASDSNPNTMLSVLIPPPGGVPKVMDALKTEVLVQNPMASGPISLTDNQWHVGVHEAERTSGQEKFQPWNAFDDSIANVHHNSLGNQPQINVPHVPFPRSFVSGDHAGIGTSKELVEEVGKSDGNDIGAGLNFASGGFAESSFSASLQSLPGVVSQTTKSTNPFDLPFESELEVKDAFLDMSSLQAVLPNPEAPADYVASLAQPWFPQNPAFLYYPSFPPAGLAYMSGHAPNTQIPNLSPQDPIESLGGNATLGGNPFA; this is encoded by the exons ATGAGTAgtaagagggaggaggagaggaatgAGAAGATCATCAGAGGTCTCATGAAGTTGCCTCCAAATAGGCGATGCATCAATTGCAATAGCCCG AGTGTGCAGTATGTGTGTATGGATTTTTGGACCTTCGTGTGTGCTACGTGCAGCGGAATACA TCGTGAATTCACGCACCGGGTTAAGTCGGTTTCCCTGGGCAAGTTTAACAGGCAGGAAGTTGAGGCCCTCCAGAAAGGTGGTAATCAG CGTGcaagagaaatatatttgaaagactGGGACATGCAGCGCATGAGATTGCCAGACAACAG CAACGTTGAGAAGATAAGGGATTTCATCAGAAGTGTTTATGTGAATAAGAAATATGCTGGGGGGAGGTCCTCTGAAAGGGTGCCTAGAGATTTGGAG AATCTCAAGAACCATGAAGAAGATGTAAGAAGGGCAAGCTCTTATCATTCTTATTCTCAGAGCCCACCTTATGATGATCAATATGAGGATAGACGGTACGGAAAACAAGCAAGTATGCTCAGCCGAAGGCCAGGTTCAGATCGGGCAATTTATGAGGGGAGGTTACGTAGCTTCATATTTAGCCCTGGTCGTATGCGTGAGAACATGTACGAAGATAGGTTTGCCAATGAGAGTTCTGGTTCAAGATTTTCGGATTTCTCACTCTCTAGCGCAAGTGATCAGTTCAGGTATGATGCGAAGTCACCAAGTTCTCAGGGCACAGGGTACCACAGTCCTCCTGTACACCAATTAAGGGATGTTCTTATTGAAGATCAGCCCAAGATTCTAAATGAGCATTCTGATGTGGTTGCTCGAAGGGATTTAGATGGAATCCAACGTCCACAG AGAACTGCATCGTCAGGCAGTTTCGGATCCTTGGAAAGCAGTACATTATCTAGAAAATCAGTTGATTCTTGCAGCATAGTTGATGTTGCTGCAGAGCCTGTTCAATTTACTGGAAACCAGCACCCAGTAGCATCTCCATCTCCCCTTTCAGCCCAACCGCATGCCTCCTTGCGTTCCACAAACCAAGTTTTCAATCAACCAATCACGCAACCATCAGCTGCTTACTCTTATCCAATCACTGGCTTCGGCGATCAGCCTTCGTCTTTGGCTCCTCCTGAGCAGAAACCGTCTTCAACACCATTCTCAGAAAATCAAGGATGGGCTACATTTGACTTACCTAATAATGCTAGTTCTGCTTCTGATTCAAATCCAAATACAATGCTTTCTGTTTTAATTCCACCTCCTGGTGGAGTACCTAAAGTGATGGATGCCTTGAAAACAGAGGTTTTGGTTCAAAATCCAATGGCTTCAGGACCTATCTCTTTGACAGATAATCAGTGGCATGTAGGTGTACATGAAGCTGAGAGAACTTCCGGCCAAGAAAAGTTTCAG CCTTGGAATGCTTTTGATGACTCTATTGCTAATGTACATCATAATTCGCTTGGAAACCAACCACAAATCAACGTGCCACATGTTCCTTTCCCCCGGTCTTTTGTATCTGGCGATCATGCTGGAATTGGAACTTCAAAG GAGTTGGTCGAGGAGGTTGGAAAATCAGATGGTAATGACATAGGCGCTGGTCTTAATTTTGCATCTGGTGGTTTTGCAGAATCATCTTTTTCAGCATCACTTCAATCATTGCCG GGAGTGGTCTCTCAGACAACAAAGTCAACAAATCCTTTTGATCTCCCATTTGAGTCAGAGTTGGAAGTCAAGGATGCG TTTTTGGACATGAGCTCTTTACAAGCAGTATTGCCAAATCCGGAAGCTCCAGCTGATTATGTTGCCAGCTTAGCACAACCATGGTTTCCTCAGAATCCCGCCTTTTTGTATTATCCTTCCTTTCCCCCGG CAGGACTAGCATACATGAGTGGACATGCACCAAATACTCAAATACC GAATTTATCGCCGCAAGATCCCATAGAATCTCTTGGTGGGAATGCAACTCTTGGAGGGAATCCATTTGCATGA
- the LOC109728310 gene encoding vacuolar protein sorting-associated protein 36: MASSSPWLPSAALTDAGRPVFLPGEVERHLVPSVDLEAEENPSLLHPPLRARLLALTSHRLIWIHEPSSSARALPLYSIVHAFPPKKSLRSIFAASSPRIRLQISLSDASAAPRGGAAARSEVITVVMRGKADPDVFYGRLVEVLRSKAWEAALANEDAASGPGTGTTGLGFGGSERGGGIRMPVVGVSGILRKEQEMWESTDKSLNDAFQDLNALMSKAKEMVQLAEKMRLKLLSNSTAQANSNDEEMGSKQDMQDWLLSVGIVSPVTKESAGALYHQQLSRQLADFVKLPLERAGGMMSLVEVYCLFNRARGTELISPEDLLQACAIWEKFDVPVMLRKFDSGVKVIQNKSHSDDEVFARLKSLAQKPDALRKGISPSDAAFTLGIAPALAKEHLLTAESKGLLCRDVSPDGFRFYINLFNEIDSDNIYMLKSHGLFHTWASATAVSG; the protein is encoded by the exons ATGGCGTCGTCGTCCCCGTGGCTCCCCTCCGCGGCGCTCACCGACGCGGGGCGCCCCGTGTTCCTCCCGGGGGAGGTGGAGCGCCACCTCGTCCCCTCCGTTGACCTAGAGGCGGAGGAGAACCCCTCCCTCCTCCACCCTCCGCTCCGTGCCCGGCTCCTCGCGCTCACCTCCCACCGCCTCATCTGGATCCACgaaccctcctcctccgcccgtGCCCTCCCCCTCTACTCCATCGTCCACGCCTTCCCCCCCAAGAAGTCCCTCCGATCCATCTTCGCCGCTTCCTCCCCCCGCATCCGCCTCCAAATATCCCTCTCCgacgcctccgccgcccccaggggcggcgccgccgcgagATCGGAGGTGATCACCGTCGTGATGAGGGGGAAGGCTGATCCGGACGTCTTCTACGGGAGGCTCGTCGAGGTGCTCCGATCTAAGGCGTGGGAGGCGGCGCTGGCGAACGAAGACGCGGCGTCGGGGCCGGGGACGGGGACGacggggttagggtttggggggaGCGAGCGGGGCGGAGGAATACGGATGCCAGTGGTGGGGGTCTCGGGGATACTGAGGAAGGAGCAGGAGATGTGGGAGAGTACGGATAAGAGCTTGAACGACGCGTTCCAGGATTTGAATGCCCTCATG AGCAAAGCTAAGGAGATGGTTCAACTAGCAGAGAAAATGCGCTTGAAGTTGTTATCCAATTCGACTGCTCAGGCAAATTCCAATGATGAAGAGATGGGTTCCAAGCAAGATATGCAAGATTGGCTATTGAGTGTTGGTATTGTTTCACCAGTTACAAAAGAGTCTGCTGGTGCTCTATATCATCAACAATTATCACGCCAG CTAGCGGACTTTGTCAAACTACCACTTGAGAGAGCTGGTGGGATGATGTCACTGGTAGAGGTGTATTGTCTCTTCAACCGTGCCAGAGGGACAG AGTTGATCTCACCCGAGGACCTTTTGCAAGCTTGTGCTATTTGGGAGAAATTTGATGT CCCAGTTATGCTAAGAAAATTTGATAGTGGAGTTAAGGTGATTCAGAATAAGTCCCACAGTGATGATGAG GTCTTTGCGAGGTTAAAATCCCTGGCACAGAAGCCAGATGCCCTGCGAAAAGGGATTAGTCCCAGCGATGCTGCATTTACTTTAGGAATTGCACCGGCTTTGGCTAAGGAACACCTTTTAACTGCCGAAAGCAAAG GTCTACTCTGCAGAGATGTTAGCCCTGATGGCTTTCGCTTTTACATTAATTTGTTCAATGAAATTGATTCAGACAACATTTACAT GCTTAAATCTCATGGGCTCTTTCATACCTGGGCCTCTGCCACGGCTGTGTCTGGGTAA